A single region of the Hallerella porci genome encodes:
- a CDS encoding DUF4372 domain-containing protein, which translates to MECRNFTGQPIYAQITKYLSKGEILKQSRSVGGERYVKKFDGFQHLLVLLFAVFKNYRSLREILTGVNTEARHLWHAGFTGSLKMSTFSDANNRRPCKFFEAVYKSLYEKFGRFLPDSRDYEWAQKLYVMDSTTISLFSNVLKGAGRNPKIGRKKGG; encoded by the coding sequence ATGGAATGTAGAAATTTTACCGGACAGCCGATATACGCACAAATCACAAAATACCTCTCTAAAGGCGAAATTCTGAAGCAATCCCGCAGCGTTGGCGGGGAACGCTATGTCAAGAAGTTCGACGGGTTCCAGCACCTGCTCGTGCTGTTGTTCGCTGTATTCAAAAATTACAGGTCCCTGCGCGAAATCCTTACGGGAGTGAACACGGAAGCGAGGCACCTGTGGCACGCCGGGTTCACGGGATCGCTGAAGATGAGCACTTTCTCCGACGCGAACAACAGACGGCCCTGCAAGTTCTTCGAAGCCGTCTACAAGTCGCTCTACGAAAAGTTCGGCCGTTTTTTACCGGACAGTCGCGACTATGAATGGGCGCAAAAACTGTACGTGATGGACTCCACGACCATATCGCTGTTCTCGAATGTCCTGAAGGGAGCCGGACGAAACCCGAAAATCGGCAGGAAGAAGGGCGG